The Aminithiophilus ramosus genome contains a region encoding:
- a CDS encoding ABC transporter permease subunit, whose translation MNGVMVLALVPMIQSGCGLNFGLPLGIIAGLVGAVTSVEANLTGLSGFLLAMVIAVVLAIFLGWGYGLLLNHVKGDEMMIATYVGFSSVALMCMAWLLLPYKSPVMVWGYGGTGLRTTISVENFWIRILSDFGSFQIGKLYFPTGMFLFLAFMCFLVWSFFHTKVGTAMTAVGSNPEFARASGIDIDKMRTLSVILSTVLGAIGILVYQQSFGFIQLYMGPFYMAFPAVAAVLLGGASVNKASLLNVIVGTFLFQGILTMTPSVINSLMQTDMSEVIRIIVSNGMILYALTRKVQVKR comes from the coding sequence ATGAACGGTGTCATGGTGTTGGCTCTAGTTCCGATGATTCAGTCGGGTTGTGGCTTGAATTTTGGCCTTCCCTTGGGAATCATTGCCGGACTGGTAGGTGCGGTGACGAGCGTCGAGGCTAACCTGACGGGGCTTTCGGGTTTCCTTCTGGCTATGGTTATCGCCGTCGTCCTGGCTATTTTCCTGGGGTGGGGTTACGGTCTCTTGTTGAACCACGTCAAGGGCGACGAAATGATGATTGCGACCTATGTCGGATTTTCCTCCGTTGCGCTCATGTGCATGGCCTGGCTCTTGTTGCCCTATAAAAGTCCTGTCATGGTCTGGGGATACGGGGGAACGGGATTGCGAACCACTATTTCTGTCGAAAATTTTTGGATTCGCATTTTGTCGGATTTTGGATCTTTTCAGATTGGAAAGCTTTATTTTCCTACTGGGATGTTTCTTTTTCTTGCTTTTATGTGTTTTCTGGTGTGGTCTTTCTTCCATACCAAAGTGGGGACGGCTATGACTGCCGTTGGCAGTAATCCTGAATTTGCCCGTGCTTCTGGTATTGATATAGACAAAATGAGAACTCTTTCCGTAATACTTTCTACTGTTTTGGGAGCTATAGGTATTCTGGTCTATCAGCAATCTTTTGGATTTATTCAGCTCTATATGGGGCCTTTTTACATGGCTTTCCCAGCGGTGGCGGCTGTTCTTTTGGGAGGCGCTTCAGTTAACAAGGCTTCACTATTAAACGTTATTGTTGGAACTTTTCTCTTTCAAGGCATCTTGACTATGACGCCTTCCGTTATCAACAGCCTTATGCAGACAGACATGTCTGAGGTTATTCGAATAATTGTCAGTAACGGCATGATCCTTTACGCTCTTACGAGAAAGGTGCAGGTTAAGAGATGA
- a CDS encoding ABC transporter permease — protein sequence MTNKETSREKVMRLLVNNAVPLVFIFLSMVAIPLSGFSASYLVQEMMTRLARNSFLVLSLLIPISAGMGLNFGMVLGAMAGQVGLILVTDWGVAGLPGVLLACLVGTPIAMVLGWMCGAVLNRAKGREMVTSYILGFFVNGIYQFVVLYIMGWFIPVSNPQLLLSRGYGIRNAISLTGVRQVLDKIIPVPILGANVPWGTYLVIGLFCLFIIWFGKTKLGQDMRAVGQDMAVADAAGIPVERTRIIAMVISTVLACYGQVIFLQNIGTLNTYNSHDQAGMFSIAALLIGGATVSKASISNVFLGVILFHLMFVVSPMAGKQLIGQAQLGEYFRVFISYGIIAIALVLHAWKRYKDRERSRKDLRGVI from the coding sequence ATGACCAATAAGGAGACTTCTCGCGAAAAAGTTATGCGTCTTTTAGTCAACAATGCAGTTCCTCTTGTTTTTATCTTCCTGTCCATGGTTGCCATTCCCCTTTCGGGGTTCTCGGCTTCCTATCTCGTTCAAGAAATGATGACGAGGTTGGCTCGAAATTCCTTCTTGGTTCTGTCTCTGCTCATCCCGATTTCGGCCGGGATGGGATTGAATTTCGGTATGGTTTTGGGAGCCATGGCAGGACAAGTCGGCCTTATTCTCGTCACCGATTGGGGTGTGGCCGGATTACCGGGAGTCCTCCTGGCCTGTCTTGTCGGTACTCCCATCGCCATGGTATTAGGTTGGATGTGCGGCGCCGTTCTCAACAGGGCCAAGGGGAGAGAGATGGTCACGTCTTATATCCTCGGTTTTTTTGTCAACGGGATTTATCAGTTTGTAGTGCTATATATCATGGGATGGTTTATTCCCGTCAGTAATCCACAGTTACTCCTTTCGCGAGGCTATGGAATTCGTAACGCCATTAGCCTGACAGGAGTGCGACAGGTTTTAGATAAAATCATTCCTGTTCCAATTTTGGGAGCTAATGTTCCTTGGGGTACTTATTTGGTGATTGGTTTGTTCTGTCTATTTATAATTTGGTTTGGAAAGACAAAATTAGGTCAAGATATGCGAGCCGTAGGCCAAGATATGGCTGTTGCTGATGCAGCTGGAATTCCAGTAGAAAGAACTCGAATTATTGCTATGGTTATTTCTACTGTTTTGGCTTGCTATGGCCAAGTTATATTTTTGCAGAATATCGGCACTCTTAATACTTACAACAGTCATGATCAAGCTGGGATGTTTTCTATAGCAGCTTTGCTGATCGGAGGAGCTACGGTAAGCAAAGCCAGTATTTCTAATGTTTTTTTGGGAGTTATTTTGTTTCATCTCATGTTTGTCGTTTCGCCTATGGCCGGTAAGCAACTAATTGGACAAGCTCAGCTTGGCGAGTATTTCCGAGTGTTTATTTCATATGGGATAATTGCAATAGCCTTGGTGCTTCATGCATGGAAGCGATACAAAGATAGAGAGCGCTCACGCAAAGATCTTCGTGGCGTTATCTAG
- a CDS encoding (2Fe-2S)-binding protein has protein sequence MELIKQHPILEFSHAQEVSFSFDGKELKGFEGEPIAAALHANGVRIYRVTPERKEPRGFFCAIGKCSSCFMVVDGVPNVRTCVTPLKAGMKVETQHGRGVVALAEE, from the coding sequence ATGGAACTGATCAAGCAGCATCCGATCCTGGAGTTCAGCCATGCCCAAGAGGTGAGTTTCAGCTTCGACGGCAAGGAGCTGAAGGGATTCGAGGGAGAGCCGATCGCGGCGGCGCTTCATGCCAACGGCGTGCGGATCTACCGTGTGACGCCGGAGCGCAAGGAGCCCCGAGGCTTCTTCTGCGCCATCGGAAAATGTTCGTCCTGCTTCATGGTCGTCGACGGAGTCCCCAACGTGCGGACCTGTGTGACGCCGCTGAAGGCGGGCATGAAAGTGGAAACGCAGCACGGGCGGGGCGTCGTGGCCCTGGCCGAAGAATAG
- a CDS encoding DUF3798 domain-containing protein codes for MRRWAALLLGGMLFLLLASCAFAEEPAFHIGIATLTVSQAEDTLRGAERMLQEYGDVANGGMIKHVTMPDNFMSEMETTITQITSFADDPKMKVVIVDDAIPGTSEAFRRIHEKRDDILCFAGEPQEDPNVIGGAADFAIGVDNIVRGYLIIHSAKELGAKTFVHISFPRHMSYELLSRRRNIMEEACKELGLTFAFETAPDPTSDVGMAGAQQFILEKVPAWIDKYGKDTVFFCTNDGQTEPLLKQVAKYGALFVEPDLPSPIMGYPGAFGIDLSAEKGDWPAILKKVEKVVIDEGGAGRMGTWAFSYGWSTVCALTEYGKRITEGKATLGNLNDLWDCYAKYTPGAQWNGNAYVDAKTSVKMNNFVLVYQDTYIFGKGYLNTTSVEVPEKFKNM; via the coding sequence ATGAGGCGTTGGGCAGCACTGTTGCTTGGTGGGATGCTATTCTTGCTTCTGGCTTCATGTGCTTTCGCGGAGGAACCGGCATTCCACATCGGGATCGCTACGTTGACGGTGTCGCAGGCAGAGGATACCTTGCGCGGGGCGGAGCGCATGCTGCAGGAGTACGGGGATGTCGCCAATGGAGGCATGATCAAGCACGTCACCATGCCGGACAATTTCATGTCGGAAATGGAGACCACGATCACTCAGATCACGTCTTTTGCCGATGACCCGAAAATGAAGGTCGTCATCGTCGACGACGCCATCCCCGGCACCTCGGAGGCTTTCCGCCGGATTCATGAAAAACGCGATGATATCCTCTGCTTCGCCGGTGAACCTCAGGAAGATCCCAACGTCATTGGCGGCGCGGCTGATTTTGCCATCGGTGTCGATAACATCGTCCGTGGCTATCTGATCATTCATTCCGCCAAGGAATTGGGCGCCAAGACGTTTGTGCATATTTCTTTCCCTCGCCACATGAGCTACGAGCTCCTTTCGCGGCGCCGCAACATCATGGAGGAAGCCTGCAAGGAACTGGGATTGACCTTTGCCTTCGAGACGGCTCCCGATCCCACCTCTGACGTCGGCATGGCTGGAGCTCAGCAGTTCATCCTCGAGAAAGTCCCGGCCTGGATCGACAAATACGGAAAAGACACGGTTTTCTTCTGCACCAACGACGGACAGACCGAGCCGCTGCTGAAGCAGGTCGCCAAGTACGGAGCCCTCTTCGTCGAGCCTGACCTTCCCTCTCCCATCATGGGGTATCCCGGTGCTTTCGGAATCGATCTTTCGGCCGAAAAGGGAGATTGGCCCGCCATCCTGAAGAAGGTCGAGAAAGTGGTTATCGACGAAGGCGGAGCGGGTCGCATGGGGACTTGGGCCTTCTCCTACGGGTGGAGCACCGTTTGCGCTCTGACCGAGTACGGCAAGAGAATCACGGAAGGCAAGGCCACTTTGGGCAACCTGAACGACCTCTGGGACTGCTATGCCAAGTACACGCCGGGAGCTCAGTGGAACGGCAACGCCTACGTCGATGCCAAGACCAGCGTCAAGATGAATAATTTTGTTTTGGTTTATCAGGATACGTACATTTTCGGCAAGGGTTACCTGAATACCACCTCCGTTGAGGTTCCCGAAAAGTTTAAGAACATGTAG
- a CDS encoding DUF6672 family protein has translation MARINKYRSGLIVFLIFLGVFLFYIGKEHQVFVDNKSSIIDGKTYQPIAKLKVSVGNGNILELAAGDRDVVLSRGPFLKIKVEIVDQNGETLKIIEESVKIGFKNSVMVSLPALTEGSPNFILPSPNAGK, from the coding sequence ATGGCTAGAATAAATAAATATAGATCTGGATTGATCGTTTTTCTTATTTTTTTAGGGGTTTTTCTTTTTTATATAGGCAAAGAACATCAGGTTTTTGTGGACAACAAATCAAGTATTATAGACGGAAAAACATATCAGCCTATAGCAAAATTAAAAGTTTCTGTTGGTAATGGCAATATTTTAGAGCTAGCTGCTGGAGATAGGGATGTTGTCCTTTCAAGAGGACCTTTTTTGAAGATAAAAGTTGAAATTGTTGATCAAAACGGAGAAACGCTAAAAATTATAGAAGAATCCGTAAAAATTGGTTTTAAGAATTCAGTTATGGTTAGTCTTCCTGCCTTGACTGAAGGCTCGCCCAATTTTATCCTTCCCTCTCCTAATGCTGGAAAATAA
- a CDS encoding NAD(P)/FAD-dependent oxidoreductase, with translation MGSNRVDVAVIGGGVHGCSTAYHLAKKGLKVALFERDYISSGGSGRSAAGLRYQFGTEVNCRLAQYNMEVIPRLQKELEYEADLEYDPAGYLWIAYSECQLDQLEKNVKLQQSLGSPTELLTPEGIHRVAPHLNLEGMLGASFCQLDGHVNPHTLCFAYADAAKRLGAAIHKKTSVTGIIMKNGRAAGVHTSQGDWEADSVVCCAGPWSVDVGRWVGLEVPIEPERHQILITEPVERMRHPMTLCLDDGSYWKQCPNGTFMFGWGNPEEAKDTSYESGWPFLEEVTTRVIAKMPILSGVRIVRQWTGPYDNTPDFQAIVGPTPVEGFYLDCGWSGHGLQFGPSVGRIMAEFVNGEKPFIDVHRFRFTRFEENDLFFEPACI, from the coding sequence ATGGGCAGCAATCGCGTAGACGTGGCCGTCATCGGTGGTGGCGTGCACGGATGCTCCACGGCCTATCACCTCGCCAAGAAGGGGCTCAAAGTCGCCCTTTTCGAGAGAGACTACATCTCCTCCGGGGGCAGTGGCCGCAGCGCCGCCGGTCTCCGCTACCAGTTCGGCACGGAGGTCAACTGCCGTCTGGCCCAATATAATATGGAAGTTATTCCTCGGCTTCAGAAGGAGCTCGAGTACGAGGCCGACCTCGAGTACGATCCCGCCGGCTACCTCTGGATCGCCTACTCCGAGTGCCAGCTCGACCAGCTCGAGAAAAACGTCAAGCTTCAGCAGTCCCTCGGTTCCCCAACGGAGCTCCTGACGCCCGAGGGGATTCACCGGGTGGCGCCCCACCTCAACCTGGAGGGCATGCTGGGCGCCAGCTTCTGCCAGCTGGACGGTCACGTCAATCCCCACACCCTCTGCTTCGCCTATGCCGACGCCGCCAAACGCCTCGGCGCCGCGATCCACAAGAAGACCTCCGTCACGGGGATCATCATGAAAAACGGCAGGGCCGCCGGCGTCCACACGAGCCAAGGCGACTGGGAGGCCGATTCCGTCGTCTGCTGCGCCGGACCCTGGAGCGTCGACGTGGGCAGGTGGGTCGGTCTCGAGGTTCCCATCGAGCCCGAGCGGCACCAGATCCTCATCACCGAGCCCGTCGAGCGCATGCGCCATCCCATGACGCTCTGCCTCGACGACGGCAGCTACTGGAAGCAGTGCCCCAACGGGACCTTCATGTTCGGCTGGGGCAACCCGGAAGAGGCCAAGGACACCTCCTACGAATCGGGCTGGCCCTTCCTGGAAGAGGTGACGACGCGGGTCATCGCCAAGATGCCCATCCTCTCGGGCGTGCGTATCGTCCGCCAGTGGACGGGGCCCTACGACAACACGCCCGACTTTCAGGCGATCGTCGGTCCCACGCCCGTCGAGGGATTCTACCTCGACTGCGGCTGGAGCGGACACGGTCTCCAGTTCGGCCCCTCCGTGGGTCGGATCATGGCCGAGTTCGTCAACGGCGAAAAGCCCTTCATCGACGTCCACCGTTTCCGCTTCACCCGCTTCGAAGAGAACGACCTCTTCTTCGAACCGGCCTGCATCTAG
- a CDS encoding sugar ABC transporter ATP-binding protein — translation MTGIPLLQMNHVGKDFFGNRVLSDVSFSLDPGQILGLVGENGAGKSTLMKIIFGMPDIHETGGFDGDVLFNGSKIHFSNPFDALEAGIGMVHQEFSLIPGFTAAENILLNRESFKSNPMVNFFGERISTLDRPSMRARALRAIETLGVDLDPETLTSEMPVGHKQFTEIARELDRTQMKLLILDEPTAVLTETEAQILLSALKKLASRGISIIFISHRLQEVIDLCDKVVVLRDGQIIQDVPACGVSVRQIAQWMVGRKVEDPSDRRSVKRNLGDPVLEVEHLWVDMPGETVRDVSFCVHKGEIFGIGGLAGQGKLGIPNGIMGLFTSGGTVSLKGNKVRLNDPKLALASGMAFVSEDRRGVGLLLQEPIDWNIAFTAMQVHGRYVKGFLGGWVQWRDDAAIKACAEEYIDSLQIRCTGSRQRAIELSGGNQQKVCLAKAFCVDPEILFVSEPTRGIDVGAKRLVLDTLRRVNEEQGTTIIMTSSELEELRSICDRIAIVSEGKIEGILSPSAPAEEFGLLMSGSGKNAEEKVIPCA, via the coding sequence ATGACGGGAATTCCTCTTTTGCAGATGAACCATGTCGGTAAAGATTTTTTTGGCAATCGAGTTCTTTCTGATGTGAGCTTTTCTTTAGATCCTGGACAAATCCTTGGGCTAGTCGGGGAAAACGGTGCGGGAAAGTCAACTTTAATGAAAATTATTTTCGGTATGCCTGATATTCATGAGACTGGCGGATTTGATGGAGATGTTTTGTTTAATGGATCTAAAATTCATTTTTCTAATCCATTTGATGCTTTAGAAGCTGGAATTGGTATGGTTCACCAGGAATTCTCGCTGATTCCAGGTTTTACGGCGGCTGAGAATATTCTGCTTAATCGAGAATCCTTCAAATCCAACCCTATGGTGAATTTCTTTGGAGAGCGAATATCTACATTGGACCGTCCTAGCATGAGGGCTCGTGCTCTTCGTGCTATTGAAACTCTTGGTGTGGATTTGGACCCGGAAACGCTTACTAGTGAAATGCCTGTGGGACATAAGCAATTTACGGAGATTGCTCGCGAATTAGATCGAACTCAAATGAAATTGCTTATTCTAGATGAGCCTACGGCAGTTTTGACCGAAACTGAAGCTCAAATTTTATTATCTGCTTTAAAGAAGCTGGCTTCTCGCGGTATTTCTATAATTTTTATTTCTCATCGCCTTCAGGAAGTCATTGATCTATGCGATAAGGTAGTTGTTCTGCGGGATGGGCAAATTATTCAAGATGTTCCGGCATGTGGCGTTTCCGTACGGCAGATAGCCCAATGGATGGTTGGGCGTAAAGTAGAAGATCCATCGGACAGGCGATCAGTTAAACGCAATTTAGGTGATCCTGTTCTGGAAGTGGAGCATCTTTGGGTAGATATGCCAGGAGAAACGGTGAGGGATGTCTCGTTTTGTGTCCACAAGGGCGAAATATTCGGAATCGGGGGTCTGGCCGGGCAGGGCAAGTTGGGAATTCCCAATGGGATTATGGGTCTTTTTACCTCAGGTGGAACGGTGTCCCTGAAGGGTAACAAAGTTCGTCTGAACGATCCCAAACTGGCTCTTGCCTCGGGAATGGCCTTTGTTTCCGAAGACCGTCGAGGCGTGGGCCTGTTGTTGCAGGAGCCCATAGACTGGAATATAGCCTTTACAGCCATGCAGGTTCACGGCCGCTATGTCAAAGGCTTTCTGGGGGGATGGGTGCAGTGGCGCGATGACGCTGCAATAAAGGCATGTGCAGAGGAGTATATTGACTCTCTCCAGATTCGATGTACTGGAAGTCGTCAGAGGGCCATTGAGCTTTCTGGGGGAAATCAGCAGAAGGTCTGTTTGGCCAAGGCTTTTTGTGTCGATCCGGAGATCCTTTTTGTCTCCGAGCCCACTAGAGGAATTGATGTAGGAGCTAAAAGACTGGTCCTTGATACGCTCAGGAGAGTCAATGAGGAACAGGGCACCACAATCATTATGACAAGTTCTGAATTGGAAGAACTTCGCTCCATATGTGATCGCATCGCCATCGTCAGCGAGGGGAAGATCGAGGGCATTTTAAGCCCATCGGCTCCTGCCGAAGAATTCGGTCTGTTGATGTCAGGTAGCGGTAAAAACGCAGAAGAGAAGGTGATTCCCTGTGCATAA